A genome region from Syntrophomonadaceae bacterium includes the following:
- a CDS encoding FAD-binding protein has translation MHASVINSLKEIVGSASVLTSLIEREAYAFDSSTYFGLPEVVVFPHSTEEVSRVMRLAHSRRIPVVPRGAGTNLSGGSVPIKGGIALVLTKMNRILEIDLENETALVEPGVVNLDLQRALEPYKYIFAPDPSSQKAATIGGNVGECAGGIRGVKYGVTKNHILGLEVVLPDGSIITTGGLLGEANPEIDLTWLLVGSEGTLGIATKILCKLTRQPEAYQTVLSVFNSLQKAGDAVSEIIARGIVPPTLEIMDRALTRAVDDFIKLGLPRDAEAILLIEVDGYEEEIQRQINVIIEVLKKNGAQSWRSAASAAERETLWLGRRSVNGTIGRLRPAYVVQDVTVPRDRLPEMLERVAAIGTKYGITIVQVAHAGDGNLHPHLLYQPGNQDEILRVEQAAEELFHETLVSEGTLTGEHGVGLEKRSHMKDAFTPDTLEFMHKLKTVFDPAGLLNPAKLLP, from the coding sequence ATGCATGCCAGCGTGATCAATTCCCTGAAAGAAATTGTGGGCTCCGCCTCAGTCCTCACTTCCTTGATTGAGCGGGAAGCCTATGCCTTTGATTCTTCCACCTATTTCGGCCTGCCGGAGGTGGTTGTTTTTCCGCATAGCACCGAAGAGGTAAGCCGGGTGATGCGCCTGGCCCACTCCCGCCGAATTCCGGTCGTGCCCAGGGGAGCCGGGACTAACTTAAGCGGCGGATCTGTACCCATCAAAGGCGGGATTGCCTTGGTCCTGACAAAAATGAACCGGATCTTAGAGATCGACCTTGAAAATGAAACCGCTTTGGTTGAGCCAGGGGTTGTTAACCTTGACCTGCAGCGGGCCCTGGAGCCTTATAAATACATCTTTGCTCCGGATCCCTCCAGCCAAAAGGCTGCAACAATTGGCGGCAATGTAGGGGAATGTGCCGGCGGGATCCGGGGAGTGAAATACGGTGTGACCAAAAATCACATTCTGGGTCTGGAGGTTGTCTTGCCTGATGGCAGCATCATTACCACCGGCGGACTTCTGGGCGAGGCTAATCCGGAGATCGACCTCACCTGGCTGTTGGTAGGCTCGGAAGGAACCCTGGGGATTGCCACTAAAATTCTGTGCAAGCTCACCCGCCAGCCGGAAGCCTACCAGACAGTATTGTCGGTTTTCAACAGCTTGCAAAAGGCCGGTGATGCGGTGTCAGAAATCATCGCCCGGGGCATTGTCCCCCCAACCCTGGAAATAATGGACCGGGCCCTGACCAGAGCTGTGGATGATTTCATCAAGCTTGGCCTGCCTCGCGACGCGGAAGCTATTTTATTAATTGAGGTTGACGGCTATGAGGAAGAAATCCAGCGGCAAATAAATGTGATTATCGAGGTCCTGAAAAAAAACGGCGCCCAAAGCTGGCGTTCCGCCGCCAGCGCTGCCGAACGGGAAACCCTGTGGTTGGGACGCCGCTCTGTTAACGGCACCATTGGCCGTTTAAGGCCAGCTTACGTGGTCCAGGATGTAACCGTACCCAGGGACCGCCTGCCGGAAATGCTGGAGCGGGTAGCAGCTATCGGAACTAAATACGGGATCACCATTGTCCAGGTGGCTCATGCCGGGGATGGCAACCTGCACCCCCATCTTCTGTACCAGCCAGGCAACCAGGACGAAATATTAAGGGTGGAACAAGCCGCCGAGGAGCTCTTTCATGAAACCCTTGTCAGTGAAGGTACCCTCACAGGGGAACATGGTGTCGGCCTGGAAAAGCGAAGCCACATGAAGGATGCCTTTACACCGGACACCCTGGAGTTTATGCATAAATTGAAAACCGTTTTTGACCCTGCCGGCCTTCTTAATCCGGCAAAGCTGCTCCCGTAG
- a CDS encoding 4Fe-4S dicluster domain-containing protein: MITERPPDLAGSKVILWTNPARCRDCNRCVRGCLAKAIRKEGHQAKVVPEKCLLCGRCIRECPQGAKVYLDETGLVSAMFKGTSPVIVSLAPSYLAAFSPAEIRGLPSVLRQLGFALVTETAVGAELSARAARAIMDKNPQGRYIYTACPAVVSYIQQRKPELSPLLLPVASPMIAHGRYLKATYGQDIKVVFIGPCLAKKAEALGETHPPGVDAVLTFAELKKWLQLKKLNPLLAEESTFNDVTSLPAAYFPLSGGFARTAGHTTDRLDQLLIAASGTEAVREAVEFVADSQDPLVLEAMMCPEGCLGGVGMGCQENPLALRRAFLNTIAELTAFPTLQESLKAEEINLDLTKNYYLEPARVSLPDETQIRQVLTKMGKYEPQDELNCGACGYDTCKEKALAVLAGMAEIEMCLPFMRHHAEMQTDAIIMNSPSAIVILNRDLKIVHANPKFQEMFMTSDYCRGKHINYFINPEPFQRVLQGQAEIYNETVHHNSYGLYCQQLVYKIGVEEGVQLVGILVNLTRSKRQESELDLLRKETLMRAEQVVDRQVEIAQEVTRLLGRSAAETSTILAALTDLVKRKEGD, translated from the coding sequence GTGATCACAGAGAGGCCCCCAGACCTGGCCGGCAGCAAGGTCATCCTCTGGACTAACCCGGCCCGCTGCCGGGACTGTAACCGCTGTGTGCGGGGATGTCTGGCCAAAGCTATTCGCAAAGAAGGCCACCAGGCAAAAGTGGTACCTGAAAAGTGCCTGTTGTGCGGCAGGTGTATCAGAGAGTGCCCCCAAGGGGCCAAGGTTTACCTGGACGAAACCGGACTGGTATCAGCAATGTTCAAGGGTACCAGTCCGGTGATCGTCTCCCTGGCTCCCAGCTACCTGGCAGCCTTCAGTCCCGCCGAGATCAGAGGTTTACCCAGTGTATTGCGGCAACTGGGCTTTGCCCTGGTGACTGAAACCGCCGTGGGAGCGGAGCTTTCTGCACGGGCAGCAAGAGCAATTATGGATAAAAACCCCCAAGGGCGGTATATTTATACCGCTTGCCCGGCTGTAGTCAGTTATATTCAGCAAAGGAAACCGGAGCTGTCTCCCCTGCTTTTGCCGGTGGCCTCGCCCATGATCGCCCACGGCAGGTACTTGAAAGCAACCTATGGACAGGATATTAAAGTGGTTTTTATCGGCCCCTGCCTGGCCAAGAAGGCGGAAGCCCTGGGAGAAACGCATCCCCCCGGTGTGGACGCGGTCCTGACCTTTGCAGAACTGAAAAAATGGCTCCAGTTAAAAAAGTTGAACCCTCTCCTGGCGGAGGAGAGCACCTTTAATGATGTCACGTCTTTACCGGCGGCTTACTTCCCCTTAAGCGGGGGATTTGCCAGAACAGCCGGGCATACCACGGACCGTTTGGACCAACTGCTGATCGCCGCCAGCGGAACAGAGGCGGTGCGAGAGGCGGTGGAATTCGTGGCTGACTCCCAGGATCCCCTGGTCTTGGAGGCCATGATGTGTCCGGAAGGTTGCCTTGGGGGAGTGGGGATGGGCTGCCAGGAGAACCCCCTGGCACTAAGGCGGGCCTTTCTCAATACCATTGCAGAATTGACTGCTTTCCCTACCCTCCAGGAATCTTTAAAAGCAGAAGAGATCAATCTTGATCTGACCAAGAACTATTATCTTGAGCCGGCAAGGGTTTCTTTGCCCGATGAAACCCAGATCCGCCAGGTCTTGACCAAAATGGGCAAATATGAGCCACAGGATGAGTTAAACTGCGGCGCCTGCGGCTACGATACCTGTAAAGAAAAGGCTTTAGCAGTCCTGGCCGGGATGGCGGAAATTGAGATGTGTTTGCCTTTTATGCGGCACCATGCGGAAATGCAGACCGATGCTATTATTATGAACAGCCCCAGTGCGATCGTGATCTTAAACCGGGACTTAAAGATTGTCCACGCCAATCCCAAGTTTCAGGAGATGTTTATGACCAGCGACTACTGCCGGGGCAAACACATCAATTACTTCATCAACCCCGAACCCTTCCAGCGGGTGCTGCAAGGGCAGGCAGAGATTTATAATGAAACTGTGCATCACAACTCCTACGGTCTTTACTGCCAGCAGCTGGTATATAAAATCGGTGTTGAGGAAGGGGTGCAGCTGGTGGGCATCCTGGTCAACCTCACCCGCAGCAAGAGACAGGAATCGGAACTCGATTTATTGCGGAAAGAGACCCTGATGCGGGCGGAACAGGTGGTAGACCGGCAGGTGGAGATTGCCCAGGAGGTAACCAGGCTATTAGGTAGATCGGCGGCGGAAACCAGCACGATCCTGGCAGCGCTTACCGATCTGGTGAAAAGAAAGGAGGGAGACTGA
- a CDS encoding SpoIIE family protein phosphatase, translating into MPRLFVEDYFYQLCKTGHRHCGDLWLVSRREEATWVILADGLGSGMPAKVSATLAAEYFLGLIENGFTPGEAIKAALRTLKTARTKGSSWAAFLATRLSPDGEVLLYCYESPPPLLLTLRGIELIGFRPQYWEGEVIQEGSTHLRPYEALLCFTDGVVNAGLSKALPRGWGENGLKKFLTTSGLAKRGDIPRIPQAVIKEAAAVSQHRPLDDLTAGVISLRQPRVLQVLTGPPGKKEHTVQVMDQFLKAEGTKAVCGGTTTSLLAKHLGVTPLLHPGEYGAPAYYEIPGIALACEGAITLNRAYNIIEEPELWEEAGPGAARLLQLFTEADEIYFWLGQAINPAHHNTLKPAGILSRREIVAALAEKLKQAGKMVSIRPT; encoded by the coding sequence ATGCCGCGCCTGTTTGTAGAAGATTATTTTTACCAGCTATGCAAGACAGGGCATCGCCACTGCGGCGACCTCTGGTTAGTCTCCCGGCGGGAAGAGGCGACCTGGGTAATTCTGGCCGATGGTTTGGGCAGCGGGATGCCTGCCAAGGTCAGTGCTACCTTGGCGGCCGAATACTTTCTGGGCTTGATTGAAAACGGCTTTACTCCGGGGGAAGCCATCAAGGCTGCCTTGCGGACCCTGAAAACAGCAAGGACAAAGGGGAGTTCCTGGGCTGCTTTCCTGGCTACCCGCTTGTCTCCGGATGGAGAAGTGCTGCTCTACTGCTACGAGTCCCCTCCTCCCCTCCTGCTGACCCTCAGGGGAATCGAATTGATCGGGTTTCGCCCCCAGTACTGGGAAGGAGAGGTTATTCAGGAAGGCAGCACCCACTTGAGGCCATATGAGGCCTTGCTTTGTTTTACCGACGGAGTTGTCAATGCGGGCTTAAGCAAGGCCCTGCCCAGGGGCTGGGGCGAAAACGGCTTAAAAAAGTTTCTTACCACCTCCGGCCTGGCTAAGCGGGGAGACATACCCCGCATTCCCCAAGCCGTCATCAAGGAAGCGGCGGCCGTCAGCCAGCACCGTCCGCTTGACGACCTCACCGCCGGCGTAATTTCTTTGCGCCAGCCCCGGGTATTACAGGTGTTGACCGGCCCCCCGGGAAAGAAAGAGCATACTGTCCAGGTCATGGACCAATTCCTTAAGGCTGAAGGTACCAAAGCAGTTTGCGGCGGCACCACCACCTCCTTGCTGGCCAAGCACCTGGGGGTAACCCCCTTATTGCATCCCGGGGAATACGGCGCCCCTGCCTACTATGAGATACCAGGTATCGCCCTGGCTTGTGAAGGTGCCATCACCTTGAACAGGGCCTACAATATTATTGAGGAGCCAGAACTGTGGGAGGAGGCCGGCCCTGGGGCTGCCCGCCTCTTGCAGCTCTTTACGGAGGCGGATGAAATCTATTTTTGGCTGGGCCAGGCCATCAATCCGGCCCATCACAATACCTTAAAACCGGCGGGGATTCTTTCGCGCCGTGAGATCGTGGCAGCCCTGGCGGAAAAACTAAAACAGGCCGGCAAAATGGTCAGCATTCGCCCCACCTAG
- a CDS encoding [FeFe] hydrogenase, group A, translated as MTGTQSLTIDGRIVQIDGQQNLLELIRASGIDLPTFCYHSDLSVYGACRLCLVEVAGRGLVTSCTTKPEPGLVVKTNTAEIRGIRRITVELLLANHEVNCPTCPKSGTCQLLKLADRLGANPVRYRRRTELRPVDTSSPSLVRNPNKCVLCGDCVRFCQEIQGIGVLDFAYRGNAVQVQPSFGMKLDQTECVNCGQCASLCPTGALAVQSHLDQVWQAIHDPERVVVAQVAPAVRIGVSEAFGLPPGETSTGQIVAALKYMGVEKVYDTAFAADLTVLEEGTEFLARFQEGRNLPQFTSCCPAWVKLVEQYYPELLDNLSTCKSPQQMLGRVLKRELPLELGIKPEQVFVVSIMPCTAKKFERMRPEFTSNGAPDVDAVITTHELTKMIKEAGLDFPSLEPERLDLPFGFKSGAGVLFGTTGGVAEAVLRFASQALGGSRQGPAVNFRPLRGLKPVKEAEITLGGSTVKVAAVHGLGAAQRLLEDIQQGKSHYDLVEVMACPGGCVGGAGQPIPKDVSVRKARQAGIYQLDTMLQMHNSQDNPYLQRFYVEVLGSPNQGLSHELLHTSYHSRRRIEAKEMVLQTGTEALVHLEICVGTNCHLKGGHDLLRQILAHVEENGQSHLVDISATFCSEACDKGPCVHMNGRLLEKCTLADLARRLDQEIGQAQDR; from the coding sequence ATGACCGGAACTCAGTCTTTGACTATCGACGGCCGGATCGTGCAGATAGACGGCCAGCAGAATCTTTTGGAACTTATCCGGGCCAGCGGGATAGACCTGCCGACTTTTTGCTACCACAGCGACCTGAGCGTTTACGGCGCCTGCCGGCTATGCTTGGTGGAGGTAGCCGGGAGGGGTCTGGTCACCAGCTGTACCACCAAGCCAGAACCTGGGCTGGTGGTCAAAACCAATACCGCCGAAATTAGGGGAATCCGCCGGATTACAGTGGAGCTCCTTTTAGCCAACCATGAGGTCAATTGCCCCACCTGTCCCAAGTCTGGCACCTGCCAGCTTTTGAAGCTGGCAGACCGGCTGGGAGCCAACCCCGTGCGCTACCGCCGCCGGACAGAACTCCGCCCGGTAGACACTTCCAGTCCCTCGCTGGTAAGAAACCCCAACAAATGTGTCCTGTGTGGGGATTGTGTGCGATTTTGCCAGGAAATCCAAGGGATTGGAGTTTTGGATTTTGCCTATCGGGGTAACGCAGTCCAGGTCCAGCCGTCCTTCGGGATGAAGCTTGACCAGACGGAATGCGTCAATTGCGGCCAGTGTGCCAGCCTTTGCCCTACAGGTGCTTTGGCAGTGCAAAGCCATCTGGATCAGGTTTGGCAGGCTATTCATGACCCGGAACGGGTAGTGGTCGCTCAGGTGGCCCCTGCCGTCCGCATTGGGGTGAGCGAGGCTTTCGGTCTCCCCCCAGGTGAAACCAGCACCGGTCAAATCGTGGCTGCCTTAAAATATATGGGAGTGGAGAAGGTTTACGATACCGCTTTTGCGGCAGACCTGACGGTGCTTGAAGAAGGCACCGAGTTTCTGGCCCGCTTCCAGGAAGGCCGCAACCTGCCCCAGTTTACCAGCTGCTGCCCGGCCTGGGTCAAGCTGGTTGAACAGTATTACCCGGAACTATTGGACAACTTAAGCACCTGCAAGAGCCCCCAGCAGATGTTAGGCCGAGTGCTAAAGCGGGAGCTGCCCCTGGAACTGGGAATCAAACCGGAACAGGTGTTTGTCGTCAGCATTATGCCTTGTACGGCCAAAAAATTCGAGCGGATGCGACCGGAATTCACCAGCAATGGTGCGCCGGATGTGGATGCTGTGATCACTACCCATGAGCTGACCAAAATGATTAAGGAGGCTGGGCTGGATTTTCCCTCCCTCGAGCCGGAAAGGCTGGATCTGCCTTTTGGTTTTAAAAGCGGAGCCGGAGTGCTGTTTGGGACCACCGGAGGAGTGGCCGAGGCAGTGCTTCGCTTTGCCAGCCAGGCCCTGGGCGGCTCCCGGCAGGGGCCGGCGGTCAACTTTCGCCCTTTGAGAGGCTTAAAACCAGTAAAAGAGGCTGAAATAACCCTGGGCGGCAGCACTGTTAAGGTCGCGGCAGTCCACGGGCTGGGAGCAGCCCAAAGGCTGCTGGAGGATATCCAGCAGGGTAAGAGCCATTACGACCTGGTGGAAGTAATGGCCTGTCCCGGCGGCTGCGTAGGCGGGGCCGGCCAGCCAATCCCTAAAGACGTCTCCGTGCGAAAAGCCCGGCAGGCAGGCATCTACCAACTGGATACCATGCTCCAGATGCATAACAGCCAGGATAACCCATACCTGCAGCGCTTTTATGTCGAGGTCTTAGGCAGCCCCAACCAGGGCTTAAGCCATGAACTGTTGCACACAAGTTACCATTCTCGCCGGCGGATCGAGGCTAAAGAAATGGTGCTCCAGACCGGAACAGAGGCATTGGTGCACCTGGAGATTTGCGTCGGCACCAACTGCCATTTAAAAGGGGGCCACGACCTTTTGCGACAGATTTTGGCTCATGTGGAAGAAAACGGACAATCCCACCTGGTGGATATCAGCGCCACTTTTTGCAGCGAAGCCTGTGATAAGGGCCCCTGTGTCCATATGAATGGCCGGCTCTTAGAGAAATGCACCTTAGCAGATTTAGCCCGGCGCTTGGACCAGGAAATTGGCCAAGCCCAGGATCGCTGA
- a CDS encoding ECF transporter S component, translating to MKAKELAIGGLLTALSLMIPLVFGQYLRIYVPPFSATLASHVPLFLSMLISPAVAIMVGLASALGFLIATTPVIAARAFMHVFVGLAGAIMVKRGIPYYKVLLALLPLHAALEALVVIPFGFDVFRWGVVVGVGTGLHHLVDTAISLALVQTLDLKRLRQWAA from the coding sequence ATGAAAGCAAAAGAGCTAGCCATTGGAGGTCTTTTGACGGCCCTATCCCTGATGATCCCGCTGGTGTTTGGCCAGTACCTCAGGATTTATGTCCCTCCCTTTTCGGCCACCCTGGCCTCCCATGTGCCCTTGTTTCTGTCGATGCTGATCAGCCCGGCGGTAGCGATTATGGTCGGTTTAGCCTCTGCCCTGGGTTTTCTGATTGCCACAACTCCTGTGATCGCAGCCAGGGCCTTTATGCACGTGTTTGTGGGATTGGCCGGGGCTATCATGGTTAAAAGAGGTATTCCATATTACAAGGTGTTACTTGCGCTCCTGCCCCTCCATGCCGCTCTGGAAGCATTGGTGGTGATTCCCTTTGGTTTTGATGTCTTCCGTTGGGGAGTTGTAGTTGGTGTAGGTACTGGTCTGCATCATCTGGTGGATACCGCCATTAGCCTGGCACTGGTGCAGACCCTTGATCTTAAGCGCCTGCGCCAGTGGGCGGCTTAA
- a CDS encoding NADH-quinone oxidoreductase subunit NuoF: protein MENISEITAKKTADTAGLSYLVLVCCGTGCIATGALKVYEEFARLTDGLKNLVQVELTGEDHCGCQSKIKKVGCKGFCQIGPLVTVKPLTAGIKELFYCHVKPEDVAEIVETSLIKGEAVERLHYKHPHTGMPCRSTQEIPFYSKQVRLVLANCGNIDPEDIEEFIAIGGYTTARRVITQMTPQQVCHEVLLSGLRGRGGAGFPTGRKWLATLEAKGTIKYLVCNGDEGDPGAFMNRSLMEGDPHLVLEGAIIAAYATGASHGYFYIRAEYPLALARMKKAIQDAKALGLIGRQIFGTRFTFDCEVIEGAGAFVCGEETALLASIEGERGMPRPRPPYPAQSGLFGKPTVVNNVETLGTVKRIFELGVTDFLKYGSPKNPGTKTFALTGHVRNNGLIEVPLGTTLREIIYDIGGGIPEGRRFKAVQIGGPSGGCLGMEHLDLPVDFDSLSRAGAMMGSGGMVVMDDSTCMVKIARFFMQFSQNESCGKCVLCREGTKQMLGILQDITKGQAQPGDLNLLLETALAVKKASLCGLGKSAPNPVLSMLTSFKSEFLAHTERLYCPAGACAELKTYVIDQEACKGCTLCAQKCPVGAILGERRIPHRIDVAKCIKCGVCAKICKPRAISVA, encoded by the coding sequence GTGGAAAACATATCAGAGATTACTGCCAAAAAGACCGCTGATACAGCCGGCTTAAGTTACCTGGTGCTGGTTTGTTGCGGCACTGGTTGCATCGCCACCGGCGCCCTAAAGGTTTACGAGGAGTTTGCCCGGCTGACAGATGGTTTAAAGAACCTGGTCCAGGTTGAGCTGACCGGGGAAGACCATTGCGGGTGTCAGAGCAAGATTAAAAAGGTCGGCTGCAAGGGTTTTTGCCAGATCGGACCTCTGGTTACGGTTAAACCTCTGACCGCAGGAATTAAAGAGCTTTTTTACTGCCATGTCAAGCCGGAAGATGTGGCGGAGATCGTAGAGACCTCGCTCATCAAGGGTGAGGCCGTGGAAAGATTGCACTATAAGCATCCCCATACCGGCATGCCCTGCCGCAGCACCCAGGAGATCCCCTTTTACAGCAAGCAAGTGCGTTTGGTCCTGGCCAACTGCGGAAACATCGACCCGGAGGATATCGAGGAATTTATTGCCATCGGGGGCTATACCACAGCCCGGCGGGTAATCACCCAGATGACCCCGCAACAGGTCTGTCATGAAGTGCTTCTTTCAGGCCTGCGGGGCCGGGGAGGAGCCGGTTTTCCTACCGGCCGCAAGTGGCTGGCAACCCTGGAGGCAAAAGGTACCATCAAATACCTGGTGTGCAACGGGGATGAAGGGGACCCCGGCGCCTTCATGAACCGGAGTTTAATGGAAGGTGACCCCCACCTGGTGCTGGAAGGCGCCATCATTGCCGCCTACGCAACAGGAGCCAGCCACGGCTACTTTTATATCCGCGCGGAATACCCCTTGGCCCTGGCCAGGATGAAAAAGGCCATCCAGGATGCCAAGGCCTTGGGCCTGATCGGCAGGCAAATTTTCGGCACCAGGTTTACCTTCGACTGTGAGGTGATCGAGGGTGCCGGCGCCTTTGTCTGCGGCGAGGAAACAGCCCTCCTGGCCTCCATCGAAGGGGAACGGGGGATGCCGCGGCCAAGGCCGCCCTATCCCGCCCAATCCGGGTTATTTGGCAAGCCGACAGTGGTCAATAATGTGGAGACCTTGGGCACAGTCAAGCGGATTTTTGAATTGGGGGTAACAGATTTTCTTAAATACGGCAGCCCCAAAAATCCTGGCACCAAGACCTTTGCTCTCACCGGCCATGTGCGGAATAACGGTCTCATTGAAGTGCCGCTTGGTACCACCCTGCGGGAAATCATTTATGATATCGGCGGCGGGATCCCGGAAGGCCGCAGGTTTAAAGCAGTACAGATCGGCGGGCCTTCCGGCGGTTGCCTAGGCATGGAACACCTGGATCTGCCGGTGGATTTTGATAGCCTGTCCCGGGCAGGAGCGATGATGGGGTCCGGGGGAATGGTAGTGATGGATGATTCCACCTGCATGGTCAAGATAGCCCGCTTTTTCATGCAGTTTAGCCAGAATGAGTCCTGCGGCAAGTGTGTCCTCTGCCGGGAAGGCACCAAGCAGATGCTGGGCATCCTGCAGGATATTACCAAGGGCCAGGCCCAGCCCGGGGATCTGAACCTGTTGTTGGAAACCGCACTGGCAGTGAAGAAGGCCTCCCTCTGCGGCCTGGGAAAAAGTGCGCCTAACCCTGTTTTAAGCATGCTGACATCCTTTAAGAGCGAATTCCTGGCCCACACTGAGCGGCTTTACTGCCCGGCAGGCGCTTGCGCCGAGCTTAAGACCTATGTCATCGACCAGGAAGCCTGCAAAGGCTGCACCCTGTGCGCCCAAAAATGCCCCGTGGGGGCCATTTTAGGAGAGCGGCGCATACCCCACCGCATTGATGTTGCCAAGTGTATCAAGTGTGGAGTCTGTGCCAAGATTTGCAAACCGAGGGCCATTTCTGTGGCCTGA
- a CDS encoding FAD-binding oxidoreductase gives MDAIPKLANQNLRPLSFAIDQNASGLSSYGLHPPFAPEAVFTPRNTDEARECVLYANEKKAPILPVGGGTSLWRGIEAVKGGLALSFQSMNKILEIRPNNLTAVVEAGVTNAQFQAALQPYGLRLPVLPASPEISTLGGEAARNLGSPKSLRYGSLRHFVLGTEFIAADGKIVRAGGKSVKNVAGYDLSSIVVGSWGTLGVITSLIIRLIPEPEQEKIFFSTYAGLSDALFAAKEMLHSGLSPAAVHLLSPSQTEGIPDLSLPQKWALVIACDGTEESLNRHEAKVLSLGGQTICTDTLQATDAYWRLSVKAFDGRSTQTGEIAGTINVPRKFAPETIRLLAGLTEQNATARIWADLGTGCLRFTLPLAGEAHRNSLESQLLNLALASQGILVTDNPFRVWTPSKPPAQIHLLKNLKDTVDPFRILNPQAILLREVQ, from the coding sequence GTGGACGCTATACCTAAGCTTGCAAACCAAAATTTACGGCCGTTGTCTTTTGCAATAGATCAGAATGCCAGCGGCTTAAGTAGCTATGGCCTGCACCCTCCCTTCGCTCCGGAAGCGGTTTTTACCCCTCGGAACACTGACGAAGCCAGAGAATGTGTCTTGTACGCCAATGAAAAAAAGGCACCGATCCTCCCAGTAGGAGGAGGGACAAGCCTCTGGCGGGGAATAGAGGCTGTTAAAGGCGGGCTGGCCCTTTCCTTTCAGTCGATGAATAAGATCCTGGAAATCCGCCCTAATAACCTGACGGCTGTGGTAGAAGCAGGCGTCACCAATGCCCAGTTCCAGGCTGCCCTGCAACCCTATGGTCTGCGACTGCCTGTACTGCCTGCCAGCCCGGAAATATCCACCCTTGGCGGCGAAGCCGCCAGAAACCTGGGCAGCCCGAAAAGCCTTCGCTACGGATCGTTGCGCCATTTCGTGCTGGGAACAGAATTTATCGCTGCTGATGGGAAAATAGTCCGGGCCGGAGGCAAGAGCGTAAAAAATGTCGCCGGCTATGACCTCAGTTCTATTGTTGTCGGCAGCTGGGGAACATTAGGGGTAATTACCAGTTTAATTATTCGCCTGATCCCTGAACCGGAGCAGGAGAAGATATTTTTTTCCACCTATGCCGGACTGAGCGATGCCTTATTCGCGGCTAAAGAAATGCTGCATTCCGGCCTATCCCCGGCAGCCGTTCATTTGTTGTCTCCCTCCCAAACAGAAGGCATCCCAGACTTATCCCTCCCGCAGAAATGGGCCCTGGTCATCGCTTGTGACGGAACTGAAGAAAGTCTGAACAGGCATGAAGCAAAGGTCTTAAGTCTTGGGGGGCAAACCATCTGCACGGACACCCTTCAGGCAACGGATGCCTATTGGCGCCTGTCTGTCAAGGCCTTTGACGGGCGCAGCACGCAAACCGGGGAGATTGCCGGAACCATCAACGTTCCCAGAAAATTCGCCCCGGAAACGATACGGCTGTTGGCCGGGCTGACGGAGCAAAACGCCACGGCAAGGATCTGGGCAGACTTGGGAACCGGTTGCCTGCGCTTTACTTTGCCCCTGGCAGGGGAAGCACATCGGAATAGTCTGGAAAGCCAGTTGCTGAATTTGGCTTTGGCCTCCCAAGGGATCCTGGTGACAGACAATCCGTTTCGAGTCTGGACACCATCCAAACCTCCGGCGCAAATTCACCTCTTAAAGAACTTGAAAGATACGGTAGATCCTTTCAGAATTCTTAATCCGCAAGCTATACTCCTTAGGGAGGTGCAGTAA